DNA sequence from the bacterium BMS3Abin08 genome:
GTTCCTAATTCATACGCCAATGCCTTCGTAAAAGAATTGATGGCCCCTTTTGTTAACGAATATACCGTTGACGGTCTTCCGGGCAGCATCCTCCGGGCAAAATAAGATGAAATATTAATGATGCAGCCCTTAGTTCTTTCCAATGCAGGCAACAATCGCTGTGTCAACAGATAGGGTGCTTTGACATTCAAATTCAGTTGAAGGTCAAATTCACTTTCACTGACCTCTGAAAATAGATTAAACCTTGCAATACCGGCGTTATTAACCAATATGTCTATCTCATTCCATTCCGAAAGGATCTGTCCGGATATCTTTTCAAAGGCGGAAGGATCCGACAGGTCAGCGGATAGGGTCCTTACATTTACTCCATAACTTATCAGTTCCGCTGATGCCTTATCCAGTTTCTCTGCATCTCTGGCTATCAGCAAAAGATCCGCGCCGGTCCGGGCAAATGCCTTTGCAATACCGAACCCGATTCCTTCACTCCCTCCGGTAATGACTGCTTTTTTGCCTGACAGCAGCTTCATATTGACCTCCAATGCTTAAATTTTAATATTATTTACGGACTGCTGTCCAAACTCTATGTGTTTTCATCAAAAAAGCGCCTGTTTTAAAACCATGAAGCATACGAAAATTATGGTTCATTCGTAAAAAATCTGAAAATACTTGATCAGTCCGTCATTCCGGCTTGTCCGGAACCGTTTCTGCAATATCCTCGTATAAACCACTAACTGCCGGATTGCTTTGTCTAATAAGAGTCTGTTTTTAAATTGCAAGGAATGTATTTAATCAAGATTTTCTTGTCAGTCATTAGTCATTCCCGCAATCCCGAACGCATTCTGGAGTCGGGAATCCTTCTTGAAGACAGATTCCGGACAAGCCGGAATGACAGAAAAAGTAATGCTTTGCGCTTAGAACGATTTCCCGAACGCTTTCGGGGAATGACATTGTGCGTTGTGGTTAATGTTAAGTTGAATTTTAAACCTGTCTTCAAGTAAAACACGAAAGAGCCCTCTTTTATGTTCCTTGTGGTTATGATTTTGTAATGTCTGTCTTAATTATTATCCTCTTGCGCCTTTTTTTCGTCTCTTTCCTTAAAAACATCCTTGGCCACAAACATGCCGTTTAATGCTGCGGGGAAACCGGCATACACCGCCATCTGCATGATAACCTCTACAATCTCCTCACGGGTGCAGCCCACATTTAAGGCAGCATTGATATGAACCTTCAACTGGGGCACGGCGGTGCCCATGGCGGTAAGTGCGGCAACCGTTGCTATTTCCCTTGATTTCAAATCCAGTCCCGGCCTCGAATATATGTCACCAAAGGGGAATTCAATAGTATAACGCACTAAATCCGGCGCAATATCTTTCAGGCCCTCTACCACGCGTTCACCGGCTTCACCATCGATCTCCTTCAGTTTTTCCCAACCTCGTTTGTAACGGTCCTGATCCATTGATATCCTCCTTATCTTGTTGACGGTTTTGTGCCTTTCAAATCCGGCGATAAGCAACGCCGGACAGAGCAATATTCGATATCCCCCCGCTTTCTGCCGGCAGATGCAAGGAAACGTATTATTACAATGCACCTTGCGGAAAGCCCCCCCTTCCTTGACCCTTACATAACAGTCATTGCCGCCCCGGACCAAGTACGGGATAGGGATACGGAGGGTTCGGAGCCTGCCCTGCATTCACCTGCAGGGTCTCAAGCCTTGCCCTCCTTGTTAAAGGTTGCGCAGTAAAGCCTCCCTCCATCAATGGGCGTATTAAAACATTTATTGCAGGATATACATCTCGCCTTTTTCCGATCGCCCGACTCCCATCTCCTTATGAGGTTCGGCTCGGATATAAGAGGTCTTGAAAGGCTGAAAAACTGTGCATATCCCTCATTGTAGATATCCTCCATCACCTCGGGAGAGCGAAGTCCTCCTACAAGCATCAAGGGACAATTCAGACCGGGGCTGAACTGTTCCGCATATTTCCTGAAATATGCCTCCCTTTCAGGGCGGTTGATCTTAAGCCTCGAGGGTGCAAGCTTGCCCGATGCAAGGACCCCGCCGCTTAATTCTATAGCATCTATATCCATCTCAGATAGTCTCCTGCAGACCCATAACGAATCCTCAGGCGTAAGACCCTCACCGTCAAAGTCGGCTGCATTTATCTTTATCATTACCGGGTAATCCTTGCCGACCTTCTCCCTTATGGCTTTGTAGATCTCAAATATGACCCGTGCCCTGTTCTCAATAGACCCACCATAATCATCCGCACGTCTGTTTGAATAAGGAGACAGGAACTGCGAGAGCAGATAGCCATGAGCGGCATGTATTTGAACACCGTCAAACCCTGCCTCCTTTGCCCTCCTTGAAGCCTCTGAGAATTCATGCACGAGGGATTTGATGTCATCCACTGTCATCTCAACAGGCATATTGCCCGTTACCCTCTCCTTAACGGCGGAAGGAGCTTGCGGAGGCATCCCGCTATCAAAATGGACTTGCGAACCCCCATGGACAAGCTGCATCGCAACCTTGCCGCCCTCTTCGTGAACCACCCCTGGTATAGATCTAAGCCCTGTGATCAAGGAATCATCATCAACACCAAGCTGCCCGGGGGCCATTTTGCCCCTTTTGGTTACAAAAGTAGAGCCTGTTATGATCAGACCGACCCCTCCGCTTGCAAGAACCCTGTAAAAATCGATTAAGGGTTCTGTAACCTCACCGTTTTCACCTGCCATGCCTTCCCATGTGGCTGACCTCACGAAACGGTTCCTTAACTCCATATTTCCTAAAGATGCAGCCTGAAAAATCGCGCTCATTTTTCCTCCTTTCGGATCTGCTGATTTATTCCCCTTGTTGTTGTCCTTTTATTCCATGATTTGTAACTTACTTACATTATAACGCAGCGCTGCTCTCAGAGTATCTTCAGACTGTATCACCGGCTCATTATACCCGCCCCTTAATCACATTATGTAATGTTTCGCTCAACTGCTTGATCTTGTAAGGTTTGGCTGCAACACCGCTGAAGCCGTATTCCCTGAAATCTGCCATTACAGGATCATTTGAATATCCGCTTGACACAATTGCCTTAACGCCGGGATCAATCTTGAGCAGGCCCTGCATTGCCTTTTTCCCTCCCATACCTCCCGGGATAGTTAAATCCAGGATAACGGCATCGAAGGGCGCTCCCGATCCCTTTGCCACCCTATAGAGCTCAACCGCTTCTTCTCCATTCGTAGCATATTCCACCCCGTATCCAATGCTCACCAGCATTGCTCCAAGCACTTCCCTCACGATCTCTTCGTCATCCATTACCAGTATCTTTCCCTTTCCGCCAATAATTACCGTGTCGTCCTTCTTTTGTTGTATATCCTTCCGGGAAGCAGGGAGATAGATATAGAAGGTCGTACCCAGTTCTTTTTTAGATTCTACCGCGATGTAACCATTATGTCTCTTAATTATGGAATAGACGGTGGATAGACCGAGACCGGTACCATTGAGTTTTGTGGAAAAAAACGGGTCAAAGATCTTCTCGATATATTTTTCGGGTATTCCAACCCCGTGATCTTTTATGGATATCTTCACATAGTTTCCTCCCTTGAGGGGCAGGAGGTCTGCTTTATTAAGGACAACATTTTCACAACTTACCTGAATTATCCCACCCTGCTGCATAGCCTGGTCCGCATTGATGATAAGATTATTGATAACCTGACTTATCTGACCCTCGTCAACATCCACCGGCCATAGATTCCCTGGTGTGGAATATTCGCACCTCACATTAGAACCGCTCAAAACGAAACCGGCCGAATCTCTTATTAACTCCGAGATAGAAGCTGCCTTCTTAACAGGGAAGCCTCCCTTGGAAAAAGTAAGCAGCTTTTGGGTTAAATCCCTTGCCTGCAGGGATGCCTTTTCCGCCTCTGCCAACCTCTCGGAGACCTTATTCCCGGATCCTGCATACATCTTTGCCAGAGAAATGCTTCCCAGAATTGCAGTCAGCAAGTTATTGAAATCATGAGCAATACCACCGGCAAGAACACCAAGTGATTCAAGTTTCTCTACCTTAAGCAGTTCTTCTTCGATTTTCTTGCGATCGGTAATGTCCCTTGCGATTGTTTTTGTCCTGATTAAATTCCCGTCTTCACCAAACTCACTAAAAACATTTAAGATGACGGGCATTTTTGTACCATCTTTTCGAACGAACTCCCTCTCTATGTTATGGTAGCCTTTTACCTGTTTGAGCTTCGGAAAAGTCTCTTCAAAAAGTTCCCTGGATTCCTTCGTAAAAAAATCCGTGATCGCTCTACCAATGATTTCTTCTTTTTTGTAGCCGAGCATCCTTGCCGTTGTCTCGTTACAATCAATAATCAGCTTGTTTTCACTCAGGGAGTAATACATATCCGGAGCTTTGTCATAAAAATCCCGATATTTCTCCTCCGATTTCAGCAGGGCTTCCTTTGTGCGCTTGATGGAGAGAAACAGGGGGGCGATCCACGCTATTCCTGCAACCATCAGTATTGAGATGACAAGTGCAACCAATTCAGCTGAAAGATCGGGTATGTGAGATACGTCACCTGATATTAATCGGAATAAACTGATGGAGAGACGGGTGGCCATAAGGGAGATGGCCGCTACAATCAACACCCAAGCCAAGCGTTGCCCGGTGATCCGGATCAGCCTGAAAGCTAAAAATGCCGCTACAAATTGAAGCAGAACAGAGATTCCTAAAACTATTGTCACAGCCATGGGATTTGTCCTCTTTGTGCAGGTGTTGGCAAAATGCACCTGGAGAGTTTCTCCTGCATATACAAATAGTAGCAGTTGTATTATTATAAAGCTTATACAGACTTTTTTGTAGAGTGTTTTTTGGTTATACAGACTTTCCTGTGGATAATATAACCACGGAGCTTGCTTTATTGTTCCACTCAACTTCCTGAAGAGCCATTTTTTTGTTCCCCTGCCTGCAAACCCTATCCCCTTTATCCCTTCACTTCTCATATACACCTATCTTAGCCCTCCTGAAACGGTGCTATGGACTTTTTACGAGTCCATCAAGGGTTTATTAACCCGGAAAATAAAGCTGTCAAAAATCTATAATAGCTATTGTACATTCTCTGGTATGAATTCCATGACTCCAGGCAACATTCGACGGCATTCCGGAGCAGGCCTTCTGCTGAACTGTTTCAATATGAAAAACGAATCACCCTGCTGCAAGCTGCGGGGAATATCGGGTTAATCTTGCAGTTGTATCAAGAACTATCCAAACATAGGGAAGACCGCCTGAAATGGATTTTTCAGCAAACTCATACAAAAAACAGGGTTTCACAAAAAGTGAAATTTTGTATTATAAAAGAAGCAGGTATTCAGGAAGGTCTCGTGCAACACTAATGTTAACCATGTTCATTATAAACCCATATCGGGCGACAGGCAGTGTGGAGGATTAAGTCTTACTTATGAAGAAATTTGAGACAGAGGTTCGCTTAAGCAGAGAAATGAGTCTGATGGATGTGACGCTGATTGGTGTCGGTGCAATGATCGGGGCAGGGATTTTTGTTCTGA
Encoded proteins:
- a CDS encoding carboxymuconolactone decarboxylase family protein, with the translated sequence MDQDRYKRGWEKLKEIDGEAGERVVEGLKDIAPDLVRYTIEFPFGDIYSRPGLDLKSREIATVAALTAMGTAVPQLKVHINAALNVGCTREEIVEVIMQMAVYAGFPAALNGMFVAKDVFKERDEKKAQEDNN
- a CDS encoding NADH oxidase, coding for MSAIFQAASLGNMELRNRFVRSATWEGMAGENGEVTEPLIDFYRVLASGGVGLIITGSTFVTKRGKMAPGQLGVDDDSLITGLRSIPGVVHEEGGKVAMQLVHGGSQVHFDSGMPPQAPSAVKERVTGNMPVEMTVDDIKSLVHEFSEASRRAKEAGFDGVQIHAAHGYLLSQFLSPYSNRRADDYGGSIENRARVIFEIYKAIREKVGKDYPVMIKINAADFDGEGLTPEDSLWVCRRLSEMDIDAIELSGGVLASGKLAPSRLKINRPEREAYFRKYAEQFSPGLNCPLMLVGGLRSPEVMEDIYNEGYAQFFSLSRPLISEPNLIRRWESGDRKKARCISCNKCFNTPIDGGRLYCATFNKEGKA
- a CDS encoding blue-light-activated protein; translated protein: MYMRSEGIKGIGFAGRGTKKWLFRKLSGTIKQAPWLYYPQESLYNQKTLYKKVCISFIIIQLLLFVYAGETLQVHFANTCTKRTNPMAVTIVLGISVLLQFVAAFLAFRLIRITGQRLAWVLIVAAISLMATRLSISLFRLISGDVSHIPDLSAELVALVISILMVAGIAWIAPLFLSIKRTKEALLKSEEKYRDFYDKAPDMYYSLSENKLIIDCNETTARMLGYKKEEIIGRAITDFFTKESRELFEETFPKLKQVKGYHNIEREFVRKDGTKMPVILNVFSEFGEDGNLIRTKTIARDITDRKKIEEELLKVEKLESLGVLAGGIAHDFNNLLTAILGSISLAKMYAGSGNKVSERLAEAEKASLQARDLTQKLLTFSKGGFPVKKAASISELIRDSAGFVLSGSNVRCEYSTPGNLWPVDVDEGQISQVINNLIINADQAMQQGGIIQVSCENVVLNKADLLPLKGGNYVKISIKDHGVGIPEKYIEKIFDPFFSTKLNGTGLGLSTVYSIIKRHNGYIAVESKKELGTTFYIYLPASRKDIQQKKDDTVIIGGKGKILVMDDEEIVREVLGAMLVSIGYGVEYATNGEEAVELYRVAKGSGAPFDAVILDLTIPGGMGGKKAMQGLLKIDPGVKAIVSSGYSNDPVMADFREYGFSGVAAKPYKIKQLSETLHNVIKGRV